A single Lolium perenne isolate Kyuss_39 chromosome 6, Kyuss_2.0, whole genome shotgun sequence DNA region contains:
- the LOC127309117 gene encoding uncharacterized protein, protein MVKEDGSIESREPELGNMATQFYKNLYTSEGVQDMGEVLRIVPSKVTLEMNIMLDAPFQAEEVKAALYEMYPTKFPGPDAYECLHFMKRNKAKKYRFCSLKLDMRKAYDRVEWSYLKAIMLKLGFSEMATREGAIETIGVLGKYCNASGHRINMDKSSVFSSKGCSVALKDGIKEEQRETLQEKYFGMPSDVGSSKRDGPESPFLPRSIAPARQRPSFSRQFFRARRRHCEFGADPSFSRQFLRARRRHCEFGADPSFSRQFLRARRRHCEFRAGEGKIGAGGGSGALSELVDFRRLIAGGSELPAWIVRFDCVRAGFDHYVFCVIDPRVNMQETYEQLRERFSWKNHVSEGGIKALSHIEHQKPGWCLYSSIATTMGSNFRIQNDRNIRFSVDHLEELSSQAKQQFPNVTAAKRLLTKLAYAGVLTEDDYMGRPQRGCRYCVKRLRSYDMSSVEDIRDALYELRNGGPLCAVIKISKNYGKCYRTAAVYKYDPNDSFGTPTDPTTHALSVISFALENGPFFECQDSHGVLFGDKGFLKVDVTSVKELYSFRVVEVHGDWSRG, encoded by the exons ATGGTGAAGGAGGATGGCTCAATAGAGTCGAGGGAGCCGGAGCTTGGCAATATGGCGACCCAGTTTTACAAGAACTTGTATACGTCGGAGGGTGTGCAAGATATGGGTGAGGTTCTCAGAATTGTTCCTTCTAAGGTAACCCTGGAGATGAATATTATGTTGGATGCTCCGTTCCAAGCAGAGGAGGTGAAAGCAGCATTGTATGAGATGTATCCAACAAAATTCCCAGGgccggatg CTTATGAGTGTTTGCACTTTATGAAGCGCAATAAAGCAAAGAAGTATCGGTTTTGTTCTCTAAAGCTGGACATGCGGAAGGCCTATGATAGAGTGGAATGGAGCTATCTCAAGGCAATCATGCTGAAGTTGGGTTTCAGTGAGAT GGCAACTAGGGAAGGTGCAATTGAGACCATAGGCGTGTTGGGCAAATACTGCAACGCTTCAGGTCATCGAATTAATATGGACAAGTCCTCGGTGTTCTCTAGCAAGGGTTGTTCAGTGGCACTAAAAGATGGTATAAAAGAAGAACAGAGAGAGACACTCCAGGAGAAATATTTTGGGATGCCCTCGGACGTGGGGAGCTCGAA ACGGGACGGCCCAGAGTCCCCTTTTCTTCCCAGGTCGATCGCACCCGCACGGCAGAGACCGTCCTTCTCGCGTCAGTTCTTCCGCGCACGGCGCCGCCACTGCGAGTTCGGAGCAGATCCGTCCTTCTCGCGTCAGTTCCTCCGCGCGCGGCGCCGCCACTGCGAGTTCGGAGCAGATCCGTCGTTCTCGCGTCAGTTCCTCCGCGCGCGGCGCCGGCACTGCGAGTTTCGAGCAG GAGAAGGCAAAATCGGTGCTGGCGGCGGCAGCGGGGCCCTGTCTGAGTTGGTCGACTTCCGCAGGCTGATTGCTGGCGGCAGCGAGCTGCCCGCTTGGATCGTGAGGTTTGACTGCGTGCGCGCCGGGTTCGACCATTACGTGTTCTGCGTCATCGACCCAAGAG TAAACATGCAAGAAACATATGAGCAGCTTCGTGAGAGGTTTTCCTGGAAGAATCATGTTTCGGAGGGTGGTATTAAGGCGTTGTCGCATATTGAACATCAGAAACCTG GATGGTGTTTATACTCTTCCATAGCAACAACTATGGGTTCTAATTTCCGGATTCAGAATGATCGAAACATTCGCTTTTCAGTCGATCACCTAGAAGAACTTAGCAGTCAAGCTAAACAACAGTTTCCTAACGTGACGGCTGCCAAACGCCTTCTAACGAAACTGGCTTATGCTGGTGTGCTTACCGAAGATGATTATATG GGTCGACCACAACGCGGTTGTCGCTACTGTGTGAAGAGATTGCGTTCTTATGATATGTCTAGTGTCGAGGATATTAGAGATGCATTATACGAGCTACGAAATGGCGGACCACTCTGTGCAGTGATTAAGATTAGCAAAAATTACGGAAAGTGTTACCGGACTGCTGCTGTTTACAAGTATGATCCCAATGATTCATTTGGTACTCCAACTGATCCAACAACACATGCTTTGAGCGTAATATCATTTGCGCTGGAGAATGGCCCCTTTTTTGAATGCCAGGACTCACATGGTGTCCTGTTTGGCGACAAAGGTTTCTTAAAGGTTGATGTCACTTCAGTAAAGGAACTTTACTCTTTCAGAGTTGTTGAG GTACATGGTGATTGGTCAAGGGGTTGA